The following proteins are co-located in the Psilocybe cubensis strain MGC-MH-2018 chromosome 5, whole genome shotgun sequence genome:
- a CDS encoding DNA repair protein rad13, with translation MRDKEGRALVNAHVLGFLRRIAKLLFFGIKPVFVFDGGAPALKRSTLNERKKKKSGAATTHVKLAEKLLAAQMRREALNQAQSNQSKGKNRDILLDENTVFLEDIDGTAPKTPVRRKPPTPSSSSTKKNKFHDHDPYKLPEVDLEEAITKATRSAAPDPRLATEDELRTFIEEMRPEDFDINSPEFRELPTEIQYEIIGDLRLKSRQTSYARLQKMLKTARTPLDFSKQQIRNLQQRNALTQQLLMTTDTIGKANIVIPIRIASERNREYVLMKNEGVDGGWILGIKDIGTREKPIVLDHEEAEPEEEEDSDADMEEVEMPPPTHDDTKLREYQRENALSGITRRIRDNRSKFQPISRNKRSAALKSVYGDDALSPSLLEESDEDDMLAYAIQESLDQSKSKCKSTTISIHETNSTAETSTRQQNISLEGEDDEDDFYVDSTPRTRLETALSFANSGSSRVLTTPPKNDNKRPMFGRPELLTSSNNRISKDGLSPSIDDDNNYIMEDMSPLKANKDTHDYKAHTESPTNSAVGQSPQASIEMVRTENIENSGFGQPFLLSGNTSVSRPRNPPSTIIDSVPLPNEDALTTTATFGTPSLLLASSDTASPKAKPVSYDKETATDLKDFPMEEGMAAHLLSTTPPSSLPIREFDAETAILASDSDEDMEEIPVDNVAPVIPFTPMNTNSTPPSQPHYTPSSPNEEQSQMSKKDTERLVDSSETEEERLFAWSRTPSPIRENNSPRRPPSSPVHWDAAEEIDINAEQGEFARFMSQVKGKNMDDVRKEIDAEITALDQQRKNAMRDSEDITQQMVTQIMTMLRLFGIPYITAPMEAEAQCAELVSLGLVDGVITDDSDVFLFGAQRVYKNMFNQSKTVECFLLTDLSRELGLDRDTLIRLAYLLGSDYTEGLPGVGPVVAMELLKEFPGISGLHKFKDWWAKVQSGKDREEDNQSKFRKQFKKKFKNLYLPADWPNSVVRDAYYHPTVDSSEEPFKWGMPDLDGLRTFFHQELGWSQAKVDELILPILQKMNKRNQACFLIRNICQGNLNEFLDIAAGSGTHAPRQSRAYQSKRLQQVISDFRKRQKSGSAQPSSRSNTPLPEEKSDASGSGDNTSPPSKKRRTTVSSKGKGKSKSTSARQTKAVSSSRRQTGGSRRGGARGSKRKDADSSGSSSPGYVDEAEDAPAPVDDNDAALREVALNLRPRIRPRPNPEVGHVVEPRLGSTNVNDDLSMSSSAAG, from the exons ATGCGCGACAAAGAAGGACGTGCCTTGGTCAATGCTCATGTATTGGGCTTCCTACGACGAATTGCCAAATTGTTGTTTTTCGGTATCAAGCCTGTCTTTGTGTTCGACGGTGGAGCGCCTGCGTTAAAGAGGTCAACCCTG AATGaacggaagaagaagaagagcggCGCTGCAACTACACATGTAAAGTTGGCTGAGAAGCTTCTCGCCGCTCAAATGAGACGAGAAGCTCTTAACCAAGCTCAGAGCAATCA ATCGAAGGGCAAGAATCGGGATATACTATTAGATGAAAATACAGTCTTTCTTGAAGATATCGATGGCACTGCACCGAAAACTCCTGTCAGAAGGAAACCTCCTACACCTTCATCGAGTTCgacaaaaaagaacaaatttcacGACCATGACCCATACAAATTGCCGGAAGTTGATCTTGAAGAAGCCATAACAAAAGCCACCCGATCGGCTGCCCCTGATCCTCGTCTAGCGACGGAAGATGAACTTCGCACTTTCATTGAAGAGATGCGACCGGAAGATTTTGACATAAACTCTCCAGAATTCCGAGAACTACCTACTGAGATTCAGTACGAAATCATTGGCGATCTAAGACTGAAATCTCGCCAGACATCCTATGCACGACTACAGAAGATGCTTAAAACCGCGCGGACCCCGCTTGATTTTTCTAAGCAGCAGATACGGAACCTTCAACAGCGCAACGCCCTCACACAGCAACTTTTGATGACTACTGACACTATCGGAAAAGCCAACATTGTTATACCAATCCGTATAGCGAGTGAGAGAAACAGAGAATATGTGCTCATGAAGAATGAAGGCGTAGACGGTGGATGGATATTGGGTATCAAAGACATTGGAACCCGAGAAAAGCCTATAGTACTTGACCATGAAGAAGCTGAAcctgaggaggaagaagacagTGATGCAGACATGGAAGAAGTTGAAAT GCCACCGCCCACCCATGATGATACTAAATTGCGTGAATATCAGAGGGAAAATGCATTGTCAGGAATTACTCGAAGAATTCGAGATAATCGCTCTAAATTCCAACCTATTTCGCGTAACAAAAGGTCAGCTGCCTTGAAATCCGTTTATGGCGACGATGCACTCTCTCCATCACTGCTCGAAGAATCTGATGAGGATGATATGCTTGCGTATGCCATCCAAGAATCCCTTGaccaatccaaatccaaatgcAAATCAACAACGATTTCGATTCATGAAACTAATTCGACTGCAGAGACATCAACTCGCCAACAAAATATTTCGTTGGAAggagaggatgatgaggacgattTTTACGTGGACAGTACGCCGCGTACGCGCCTGGAAACGGCGCTTTCTTTCGCAAATTCTGGTTCTTCTCGCGTCTTAACCACACCTCCCAAAAATGACAACAAGCGGCCGATGTTTGGAAGACCCGAACTCCTAACATCTTCGAACAATCGTATTTCGAAAGATGGCTTATCACCTAGTATCGATGATGACAATAACTATATCATGGAAGACATGTCTCCCCTTAAAGCCAACAAAGACACCCATGATTATAAGGCACATACAGAATCTCCTACCAACTCTGCTGTAGGCCAGTCTCCACAGGCCAGCATCGAAATGGTTCGCACTGAAAATATTGAAAATTCAGGATTTGGACagcctttccttctttccggTAATACCTCTGTTTCACGCCCACGCAATCCACCATCGACCATCATCGATTCCGTGCCTTTACCAAACGAAGATGCTTTGACTACGACAGCTACGTTCGGGACACCATCTCTTTTACTTGCCAGTAGCGATACGGCTTCACCTAAGGCAAAGCCTGTATCCTATGATAAAGAAACTGCTACTGACCTTAAGGACTTCCCGATGGAAGAAGGCATGGCTGCCCACTTGCTGTCTACGACACCTCCCTCCTCTCTTCCAATCAGGGAGTTTGACGCCGAAACAGCTATTCTTGCTTCCGACTCGGACGAGGACATGGAAGAAATACCCGTTGACAACGTTGCTCCTGTTATTCCATTCACTCCGATGAACACTAATTCCACTCCTCCTTCCCAGCCTCATTATACGCCTTCGTCGCCGAATGAAGAGCAAAGTCAAATGTCCAAGAAAGATACGGAACGGTTAGTCGATTCCAGTGAAACGGAAGAAGAGCGGCTTTTTGCGTGGTCCCGAACGCCATCCCCTATACGTGAAAATAACTCACCCCGTCGTCCACCCTCATCCCCAGTTCATTGGGATGCAGCAGAGGAGATCGACATCAATGCAGAACAAGGAGAATTTGCCCGCTTCATGTCCCAAGTCAAAGGAAAGAATATGGATGACGTTAGGAAAGAAATCGACGCAGAAATTACTGCTCTCGatcaacaaagaaagaatGCAATGCGAGATTCTGAGGATATTACACAACAGATGGTTACTCAGATCATG ACGATGCTTCGATTATTCGGTATCCCATACATCACAGCACCCATGGAAGCGGAAGCACAATGTGCAGAACTTGTTTCTCTGGGACTTGTTGACGGCGTCATCACCGACGACTCTGATGTTTTTCTGTTTGGTGCCCAAAGAGTTTACAAGAATATGTTCAACCAATCAAAAACAGTGGAGTGTTTCTTGCTCACCGATTTGTCGAGAGAGCTTGGGCTCGATCGCGACACGTTAATACGATTGGCATATCTTCTTGGAAGCGACTACACGGAAGGCTTGCCAGGTGTTGGTCCTGTAGTGGCCATGGAACTCCTGAAAGAATTTCCGGGAATTTCTGGTTTGCACAAGTTTAAAGATTGGTGGGCAAAGGTTCAGTCCGGGAAAGACCGAGAAGAAGATAATCAATCCAAATTTCGAAAGCAATTT AAAAAGAAATTTAAAAATCTGTACCTGCCTGCAGACTGGCCCAACTCTGTCGTG CGGGATGCGTACTATCATCCAACGGTGGATAGCTCTGAGGAACCCTTCAAGTGGGGCATGCCAGACCTGGATGGACTGCGCAC ATTTTTTCATCAAGAACTCGGTTGGAGTCAGGCCAAAGTCGATGAGCTGATACTGCCAATTTTGCAAAAGATGAATAAGCGTAACCAGGCATGTTTCCTTATTCGAAATATTTGT CAAGGAAATCTGAACGAGTTTCTGGATATTGCAGCTGGTAGTGGCACACACGCACCTCGGCAAAGCCGGGCATATCAAAGCAAACGTCTTCAGCAGGTTATTTCAGACTTTAGGAAGCGTCAAAAGAGCGGATCCGCTCAGCCCTCCTCACGTTCCAATACACCTTTGCcggaagaaaaaagcgaTGCATCAGGTAGTGGAGACAATACCTCCCCACCTTCAAAAAAACGAAGGACAACGGTGAGTagcaaaggaaaaggcaaatCTAAATCAACCTCTGCCCGACAAACGAAAGCTGTTTCCTCAAGTAGAAGACAAACAGGAGGTAGTCGACGTGGTGGTGCCCGAGGATCAAAACGGAAGGATGCAGATTCAAGTGGCAGCAGTTCGCCGGGTTATGTCGATGAGGCGGAAGATGCTCCCGCTCCTGTTGATGACAACGACGCAGCCTTGCGCGAAGTTGCATTGAATCTAAGGCCAAGAATAAGACCACGGCCAAATCCTGAAGTTGGACACGTTGTCGAGCCACGTTTGGGATCCACGAATGTCAATGACGACCTATCTATGTCTAGTTCTGCAGCAGGTTAA
- a CDS encoding Cytochrome c oxidase assembly protein COX11, mitochondrial, producing the protein MFCAATGFAGTPNVGTGRFEPERLVPVENAGRIKVHFNADRSEQLPWTFTPQQKFVTVLPGETSLAFYTAKNNSDKDIIGIATYNVTPDRIAPYFSKVECFCFEEQRLLAGEEVDMPLLFFIDKDILDDPACRNVEDVVLSYTFFRARRNDQGQLEPDAAEDVVQNSLGFGGYEHAPKAETRTLAKQSNPASSSTS; encoded by the exons ATGTTCTGTGCCGCTACCGGATTCGCCGGAACACCAAATGTCGGAACTGGTCGTTTTGAACCCGAACGTCTCGTCCCTGTCGAGAACGCTGGACGCATCAAGGTACACTTCAACGCAGACAGGTCCGAACAACTCCCGTGGACATTTACGCCTCAGCAAAAATTTGTCACTGTATTACCAGGGGAAACTAGTCTGGCATTTTATACGGCAAAAAACAATTCCGACAAGGATATCATTGGTATAGCTACGTATAACGTTACTCCTGATAGG ATCGCCCCATACTTTTCGAAAGTAGAATGTTTTTGCTTTGAAGAGCAGAGACTTTTGGCCGGCGAGGAAGTCGATAtgcctcttctcttctttatCGATAAAGACATTTTAGACGATCCTGCCTGTAGGAATGTCGAAGATGTCGTACTATCCTATACTTTCTTCCG AGCTCGCCGAAACGATCAAGGTCAACTGGAACCTGATGCAGCTGAGGATGTTGTTCAAAACTCACTGGGTTTTGGCGGGTACGAACATGCGCCCAAAGCAGAGACTCGCACATTGGCCAAACAATCCAATCCTGCATCTTCTTCAACGTCATGA
- a CDS encoding CCR4-NOT transcriptional complex subunit (CCR4-NOT transcriptional complex subunit CAF120): MTSPYPQTTSPPHWESRNGYVPPPRFQQLRAQDSLQQLQLQYNQQQQLLQQQQQQFELAQNQLHAQGQSPYQRQSVLYQHPPSPSNNNFVQQVPSAPPTPDMAHSRSSSFFAFNRNKQSVDGQPNVHQRPMSTIGNTGSATIPTQQYLPPSTNSFPPQGPAPGPSRQSQPPPQNVPPSQYGIQQQQQLAQPQPQPQPQHLPPQQPQQQQPSSPSFSGGQPSPNQFTPQPPMPQSPPPPAPAPQQSQRPQAQPQQSNAPNPSRTSNASQPTTLARSPSVGGAQNNPQPPAPPPLHPEIRSVVQLSIAHAHKIYFSGPLVRRLERQGDGQRPHKDEGWTDVWAQLGGTTLSIWSMKEIQEANKQGKEVPPSYINVTDAFIQVVGSVTVPATPTTPAKRYSNVLTLNTAGSNLLLFSCPSTAALLSWAAALRLSAWEKSRLEEIYTAHLIRITLSAARDIPTTLVRGKMEGYARVRIAGQTDWKRVWLVVQEGTEGSGKVEGAEQGAISGPPQGTLVKKKRMSNLFSRDSNPSNSTIPTKAMISMFPGPKPKDRKKALMTVFNVTQAFGVYPERPELINRSTLMKVEGTFGDDDMAGSLRTREGWVLIMPELENGVGQAAEMLKWIVGLHDAFELYGRPEAWTWDPRDPVSLMFGYPVGAQKENLFLDRELVENMDPRDDRTSVIRAEMKKLLQANLRPAVQVVQPNPRAMTESPPIMPSVGSATAVAKSASPPPQQAPNAGPQLPPLSFGANTSTNTTESRERTLTPITERSNSNMTTTRTLSLDVPSGLNTGHSPITSSPLNDQSLQLGGITESSSSGSNNLPNPVNNASIKSPDSSEQIAQSSQPTSSSGLNQQGQTVSASPSTNTMSTQFSSAVGTLPSVDSVADNSLSSLATSAPVDSPRPPANVGFDAHARSPPASPLPNFSSTIGKVQQPLSPTSLDEARAKSQAMNRQADGPRTSPQPSGNTAHLRTTSPSNQQEHQRQSFAANATRSSPTDEPNDFINEAGALYYMRESGVGNSGNVQQRERQQEDLDEDESSSSSDSLANKATAAKPSQSQQQIGDGTSAARSPTTFVHANTVTPSASSPKMSHTAPMSPIGRLSPSRSNLGRKPSGARAQAVGRSYNRAESISSQTVTETDESMSKHQKQESNTSDLAYDDANGEALAALTYLDIADSQDIAAATSTVAPLTPPLPKVEPLNLRGADRNSATSPLPGTQSGEAVPYKSSFAPSNKAAERKLKAQAQQAAQHAATHKPGRANGKRKSKTAGAWESSDEEEEEEEEEDDDDDDVDSDSQQRRGPQSSSSQSQGMSSSSNSLRPLQTQGQGPVGQQHEYQDSPQTPSHLRPARNLPQIPGNRMTGDNFHHPQPQAAPRRLISDQYTGDGSRRTFYDDGTPIRTQAEFPQPGAARQTVWSQVLDPGHAPGRVPQPEQAAPVRDTFVQLEPSETMTKAFTPQGLLSAGLQDKEDRSARRQEELARESGASLINVPNKPPPPQTGLLGAITAHERERKREGGVGAALTEREREKRLAEERQRRFDDHQRQQLDQMQQGGSMYGGQFGFNPMMANPMMMGMNPMMAMNPMMTGNAMNPMMTGAGGMGQMNPMMTGQMGFPGMMGGFNPHLFAAQQAAQAYQQAMMAFSVAGSQIGGDGGGATGAGAGAGTGSAQITPNMTGMNPAMGAGSMAGFDPRMSMMGMPMMGMGMGMNMGMGAPSMSPMGMQATGMSSFDARSSPGIANNNTGNSNDGGLLPPQFSSRTSSPASRGSPLARGGPETADRGRPSRPTSPK, encoded by the exons ATGACTTCCCCTTATCCTCAGACCACCTCCCCGCCACACTGGGAATCCAGAAACGGCTACGTGCCCCCTCCTCGCTTCCAACAGCTTCGCGCCCAGGATAGTCTTCAgcagctccagctccagtataaccagcagcagcagctactccagcaacagcaacagcagttTGAGCTGGCTCAGAACCAGCTCCACGCACAGGGCCAGAGTCCGTATCAGCGCCAATCTGTTCTCTATCAGCATCCACCATCGCCCTCGAACAATAACTTTGTTCAACAGGTCCCGAGCGCGCCTCCAACGCCAGATATGGCTCACTCTCGGTCTTCGTCGTTTTTTGCGTTCAATCGTAACAAGCAGTCGGTTGACGGTCAGCCTAATGTGCACCAAAGACCCATGTCTACCATCGGAAATACTGGCAGTGCCACGATCCCCACTCAGCAGTATTTGCCTCCGTCGACAAATAGTTTCCCCCCTCAAGGCCCGGCACCCGGGCCATCCAGACAAAGTCAGCCTCCTCCGCAAAATGTCCCACCTTCTCAATATGGTatacaacaacagcaacaacttGCACAACcccaacctcaacctcaaccacAACATTTACCGCCTCAACaaccacagcagcagcagccgtcTAGTCCAAGCTTCTCTGGAGGCCAACCTTCACCCAATCAATTCACTCCCCAACCCCCTATGCCGCAatctccgcctcctccagcACCGGCACCGCAACAGTCTCAAAGGCCTCAAGCCCAACCACAACAGTCTAATGCACCGAATCCAAGTCGCACATCTAATGCGTCCCAACCAACCACCCTTGCTCGTTCACCCTCAGTAGGTGGTGCACAGAACAACCCTCAGCCGCCTGCTCCACCTCCATTGCATCCAGAGATTCGATCGGTTGTTCAACTATCTATCGCTCATGCTCACAAAATCTATTTCTCTGGCCCTCTGGTGCGCCGATTGGAACGTCAGGGTGACGGCCAGAGACCTCACAAAGATGAAGGCTGGACAGATGTCTGGGCCCAGCTAGGTGGAACCACTTTGAGTATCTGGTCCATGAAAGAGATTCAAGAAGCCAACAAACAAGGCAAAGAGGTTCCACCTTCATACATCAATGTAACGGATGCT TTTATCCAAGTTGTAGGTTCAGTGACTGTGCCAGCCACCCCAACAACGCCTGCAAAGAGGTACAGCAATGTCTTGACCCTCAATACTGCAGGATCAAACCTACTTCTGTTCTCGTGCCCTTCGACTGCTGCTCTATTGTCATGGGCGGCCGCTTTACGATTATCTGCGTGGGAGAAGTCACGACTCGAGGAAATTTACACAGCCCATCTCATTAGGATCACGTTGAGCG CAGCACGCGATATCCCAACCACTCTTGTCCGAGGGAAAATGGAAGGATATGCTCGTGTCCGCATCGCCGGCCAAACTGACTGGAAACGTGTTTGGCTTGTGGTGCAAGAAGGAACAGAAGGTAGTGGGAAGGTTGAAGGCGCTGAGCAGGGCGCGATCAGTGGTCCTCCTCAAGGGACGCTGGTAAAAAAGAAGCGGATGTCTAATCTGTTTTCAAGAGATAGCAACCCTTCAAACTCTACCATACCCACGAAAGCCATGATATCAATGTTCCCGGGGCCAAAACCCAAGGATCGTAAAAAGGCGCTTATGACTGTATTCAATGTTACCCAGGCTTTTGGCGTATACCCTGAACGTCCCGAGCTTATCAATCGAAGCACTCTTATGAAGGTTGAAGGTACTTTTGGagatgatgatatggctGGCTCACTTCGAACGAGAGAGGGGTGGGTGCTAATTATGCCTGAGTTGGAAAATGGCGTTGGCCAAGCAGCGGAAATGCTGAAATGGATTGTTG GCCTTCATGATGCCTTTGAGCTTTATGGAAGGCCGGAGGCGTGGACATGGGATCCTCGCGACCCTGTATCTCTAATGTTTGGTTATCCAGTAGGAGCTCAGAAGGAG AACCTATTCCTCGACAGGGAATTGGTGGAAAATATGGACCCTCGGGATGATCGTACTTCAGTTATCAGAgctgaaatgaaaaaattgttGCAGGCAAATCTGAGACCTGCTGTTCAAGTTGTCCAGCCAAACCCGCGAGCCATGACTGAATCGCCTCCAATAATGCCCTCTGTTGGTAGCGCAACTGCCGTAGCAAAGAGCGCCTCTCCTCCCCCCCAACAAGCTCCTAATGCTGGACCTCAGCTTCCTCCTCTAAGTTTTGGAGCAAATACTTCCACAAATACGACGGAGTCTCGTGAACGAACTTTGACGCCCATTACTGAAAGGAGCAACAGTAATATGACCACTACTCGTACACTCTCTTTGGATGTACCGTCGGGCCTGAACACCGGGCATTCTCCAATCACATCCTCGCCTCTAAACGATCAATCATTACAACTTGGCGGAATTACAGAGTCGAGTAGCTCCGGTTCAAACAATCTGCCCAATCCCGTTAATAATGCATCTATCAAATCTCCGGACTCCAGTGAACAAATAGCTCAGAGTTCGCAGCCTACAAGTTCGTCGGGTTTGAATCAGCAGGGGCAAACGGTTTCAGCAAGTCCATCAACCAACACAATGAGCACTCAATTTTCATCTGCTGTCGGGACGCTTCCTTCTGTTGATAGTGTTGCAGATAACAGCCTGTCCTCTCTTGCGACGTCTGCCCCTGTCGATTCTCCGAGGCCGCCAGCCAACGTAGGTTTCGACGCCCATGCTCGTAGCCCTCCTGCAAGTCCCCTGCCCAATTTCAGTTCAACGATAGGCAAAGTACAGCAGCCCCTTTCACCCACCTCGCTTGACGAAGCTCGGGCGAAATCTCAGGCAATGAACCGCCAGGCTGATGGTCCCCGTACATCCCCTCAACCATCTGGAAATACGGCCCATTTACGCACAACGTCGCCTAGTAATCAGCAAGAACATCAACGTCAGTCGTTTGCGGCTAATGCTACACGTTCATCGCCTACAGATGAACCTAATGACTTCATCAACGAGGCAGGAGCGCTCTATTACATGCGGGAATCTGGTGTCGGAAACTCCGGCAATGTACAGCAACGCGAACGGCAGCAAGAGGACTTGGACGAGGATgaatcatcgtcgtcatccgaCTCACTTGCTAATAAAGCCACCGCTGCGAAGCCGTCACAAAGTCAACAACAAATCGGTGATGGTACTTCTGCCGCGCGCAGTCCGACGACTTTTGTACACGCCAACACTGTGACGCCCTCTGCGTCATCGCCCAAGATGAGCCATACCGCGCCGATGTCGCCAATCGGTCGGCTAAGCCCGTCTCGGTCTAACTTGGGACGGAAACCATCAGGCGCACGTGCACAGGCAGTCGGTCGATCATACAATCGCGCGGAAAGTATTTCTTCCCAGACGGTCACAGAGACTGACGAAAGCATGTCAAAGCACCAGAAACAGGAGAGCAACACATCCGATCTGGCTTACGATGATGCGAACGGAGAGGCACTGGCGGCCTTAACGTATCTGGACATCGCGGATTCTCAGGACATTGCGGCTGCTACGTCGACCGTCGCGCCCCTTACGCCGCCCCTGCCGAAAGTCGAACCCCTTAACCTGCGTGGTGCAGACCGTAACTCTGCGACATCTCCTTTACCAGGGACACAGTCGGGAGAGGCAGTGCCTTACAAGTCATCCTTTGCACCATCGAACAAGGCCGCGGAGAGAAAACTCAAGGCGCAAGCCCAGCAGGCTGCACAACACGCGGCTACGCATAAACCCGGAAGGGCAAATGGCAAAAGAAAGTCAAAAACAGCTGGTGCTTGGGAGAGcagtgatgaagaagaagaggaggaagaggaagaggacgacgatgatgatgatgtcgaCTCGGATTCTCAACAACGTCGGGGGCCGCAGAGCAGCTCTTCCCAGAGTCAGGGCATGTCATCATCGTCTAACTCGTTGAGGCCACTGCAGACTCAGGGCCAGGGTCCAGTCGGGCAGCAGCACGAGTATCAAGATAGTCCACAAACACCGTCACACCTTCGGCCTGCCAGGAATTTGCCCCAGATACCTGGAAATAGGATGACTG GTGACAATTTCCATCATCCTCAACCACAAGCTGCGCCGCGCAGGTTGATTTCAGATCAATATACCGGCGATGGCAGTCGCCGTACATTCTATGATGACGGAACACCAATACGGACCCAAGCAGAGTTTCCTCAGCCAGGTGCTGCCCGGCAGACCGTCTGGAGTCAAGTTTTGGATCCTGGTCATGCTCCAGGTCGCGTTCCTCAACCTGAGCAGGCTGCTCCTGTTCGAGACACGTTTGTACAGCTGGAGCCTTCAGAAACGATGACCAAAGCTTTCACCCCTCAAGGTCTCCTTTCAGCTGGATTACAAGACAAAGAAGATCGGTCAGCAAGGCGACAAGAGGAACTTGCCCGAGAGAGCGGCGCTTCTCTTATCAATGTGCCGAACAAgccacctcctcctcagaCTGGTCTTCTTGGCGCGATCACTGCCCATGAACGGGAACGAAAACGTGAAGGTGGTGTCGGTGCCGCGTTGACTGAAAGAGAACGTGAAAAACGTCTTGCAGAAGAGCGACAGCGACGGTTCGACGACCATCAGCGCCAGCAATTGGACCAGATGCAACAGGGGGGTTCTATGTATGGTGGTCAGTTCGGTTTTAATCCCATGATGGCCAACCCAATGATGATGGGTATGAACCCAATGATGGCCATGAATCCCATGATGACTGGCAATGCTATGAATCCTATGATGACGGGAGCAGGAGGTATGGGCCAGATGAATCCGATGATGACTGGACAAATGGGATTCCCAGGGATGATGGGTGGCTTCAATCCACACTTGTTCGCTGCTCAACAGGCTGCTCAGGCATACCAACAAGCTATGATGGCGTTTTCTGTTGCAGGTTCACAGATCGGCGGTGATGGTGGAGGAGCAAcgggtgcaggtgcgggCGCGGGCACTGGCTCTGCGCAGATAACCCCAAATATGACGGGCATGAACCCCGCTATGGGTGCGGGGTCTATGGCAGGATTTGATCCCCGTATGTCAATGATGGGTATGCCTAtgatgggtatgggtatgggtatgaacatgggcatgggcgcTCCTTCAATGTCGCCTATGGGTATGCAAGCTACAGGCATGTCGAGTTTCGACGCGAGGTCATCTCCAGGTATCGCCAATAACAATACTGGAAATTCGAACGACGGCGGTTTGCTGCCTCCTCAATTCTCGTCGCGCACCAGCTCCCCAGCTAGTAGAGGTTCTCCTTTGGCACGTGGAGGGCCTGAGACGGCGGACCGTGGCCGCCCATCTCGTCCAACAAGCCcgaagtaa